A single Anopheles funestus chromosome 2RL, idAnoFuneDA-416_04, whole genome shotgun sequence DNA region contains:
- the LOC125763928 gene encoding mRNA-decapping enzyme 1B, protein MADQTELRMNLVAIKRVDPYAKDIVNSSAHVALYVFNNAENEWEKTDIEGALFIYSRFAEPYHSIFINNRLNTNSLVEPIRGQIELQSKPPFLLYRNERSRIRGFWFYNNSECDRIGEVIQKLVTDCGDGGGGGGGGSNEHRPPPMNGGVEPAPSGIYSVGGVMNGSGGEGESNNVDIFTMLTKAQEDFQNNAPKPMEHPVLNHHAVLMGNHPGPGIAITQQQQQQQHHHQHQQQQQQQLQQPITNQNAPRSVVNFFAAAKQPAASEVPLFKTLAPVHTLEQIEKQHRATTPQKDSTTGKVTPDVTTDLEHSFKRMGIPIVTGGGNNGPQTPSAGMPELGTSPLATFINAASLSAAMRANHHQPVVPKTKLIEISELESRQSAQQQQQQQQQQQTPLHELLKKSDPIGGNGTGVATVVKPALMPPTMFKPTASPAAAQEALSSLLLGATTPSTNSPAGGNKQQGNGTPGGQTKPGTTPGSTPLSSTGNKQQRSTGSKQRDGGTASGVTPPKAAGSANNVTSSSKMMFDILSEAKTNSNLINNNNNNATATVGVEPLTQNQLIQAVSYLIKHDPDFVRKLHEAYVKSFTEMISN, encoded by the coding sequence GCAAAGGACATCGTCAACTCATCCGCACACGTCGCACTGTACGTGTTTAACAATGCTGAGAACGAATGGGAAAAGACAGACATCGAGGGTGCCCTGTTCATTTACAGCCGCTTTGCCGAACCGTACCACAGCATCTTCATCAACAATCGGCTCAACACGAACTCGCTGGTTGAACCGATCCGGGGTCAGATTGAGCTGCAGTCGAAGCCACCGTTTCTGCTGTACCGGAACGAGCGGTCCCGGATCCGCGGCTTCTGGTTTTACAACAATTCCGAATGCGACCGCATCGGTGAAGTTATTCAGAAACTTGTGACGGATTGCggagatggtggtggtggtggcggtggggGTAGTAATGAGCATCGGCCACCACCAATGAATGGCGGAGTGGAACCTGCACCTTCCGGTATCTATTCGGTTGGGGGTGTAATGAACGGTTCCGGTGGGGAAGGTGAAAGCAACAATGTGGACATATTCACGATGCTTACGAAAGCGCAGGAAGATTTCCAAAACAATGCGCCCAAACCGATGGAGCATCCGGTTTTGAACCATCACGCGGTGTTGATGGGCAATCATCCCGGTCCTGGCATCGCGAtaacacagcagcagcagcagcagcagcatcatcatcagcaccaacaacagcagcagcagcagcttcagCAGCCAATTACTAACCAGAACGCACCGCGTAGTGTTGTTAACTTTTTTGCCGCGGCTAAACAACCGGCCGCCTCGGAGGTGCCACTGTTCAAGACGCTTGCCCCAGTTCATACGCTCGAGCAGATCGAGAAGCAGCATCGTGCCACCACGCCCCAGAAGGACTCGACCACCGGTAAGGTGACGCCGGACGTGACCACCGATCTCGAGCACAGTTTCAAGCGTATGGGCATTCCGATCGTAACCGGTGGTGGTAACAATGGACCACAGACACCGTCCGCCGGGATGCCGGAACTCGGTACTTCACCGCTGGCAACGTTTATCAATGCTGCCAGCCTGTCCGCGGCGATGCGCGCTAACCATCATCAACCGGTCGTACCGAAGACGAAACTGATCGAAATCAGTGAACTGGAATCGAGGCAAAgtgcgcaacagcagcagcagcagcaacagcaacaacaaacgccACTCCACGAGCTGTTGAAAAAATCGGATCCCATCGGTGGTAATGGGACGGGTGTAGCAACGGTCGTGAAACCAGCGCTAATGCCACCAACCATGTTTAAACCAACCGCGTCACCGGCCGCGGCCCAGGAAGCGTTAAGCAGTCTTTTGCTTGGTGCTACCACCCCCAGTACGAACTCGCCAGCGGGCGGCAACAAGCAGCAGGGCAACGGTACGCCGGGAGGACAAACGAAACCGGGTACAACACCGGGCAGTACGCCGCTTTCCTCCACCGGTAATAAGCAGCAAAGGTCGACGGGTAGTAAGCAACGGGATGGCGGTACGGCCAGTGGAGTCACTCCACCGAAAGCTGCCGGGTCCGCCAACAACGTAACATCATCGTCCAAGATGATGTTCGACATTCTGTCGGAGGCTAAGACGAACAGTAACctgatcaacaacaacaacaataacgcGACGGCTACGGTAGGCGTAGAGCCGCTCACCCAAAACCAGCTGATCCAAGCGGTCAGCTATCTGATCAAGCACGATCCCGATTTTGTGCGGAAGCTGCACGAAGCGTACGTGAAATCTTTCACCGAAATGATATCGAACTAG